The sequence TAGGGCCTGAGGAACATGCCCCCATGTTAGCGGCCATTCGCCAGGACTTTTTCCACTACACGCCCTTGCGAACCAAATATCTCGACAGTTCTCGCCCCATCGCCACCGTGCAACGACTTACGGCGAAAAAACTTGGAAAACTTGCCGCCAACGGGAATTTTGTTCGACGGCTGGGGAAGTTGGACTAGCCCGAAGCGTTAGCGAGGAACGAACCGCAACGGCGGCATCGTCTCGCTACCTGGCTGCAACGCACATTGCATTAGCGACGGGCGAACCCGATATGGAGCGCGTCCTCGCTAACGCTTCGGGCTTGTGTTGCTGAAGCGTATGCCACTGGCTTTGCCAGCGTTTGCAGCGGAGATGGCGTCAACTCGCGGGGCATCCTCGCTAACGCTTCGGGTTTGTGTGCTGAACCGTGTGCACAGTGGCTTTGCCAGCGTTTGCAGCGGAGATGGCGTCAACTCGCGGGGCATCCTCGCTAACGCTTCGGGTTTGTGGTTTGAGACCGATCGTAACCACGGCTCAGGCCACCGCGACCGGCGATTCTCGCAGGGCACGGCGGGCGTGAAGCTTTTCGGCCAGCGGTTGGCGAGCCGAGGAAAAGGCCCGCTCGCCGGGATTCGCCGCGCCCGCCCGGCGAACCGTCCGGCGTTTTGCGGTCGCAGATTTTTTCGGGTGCGCGGCCTCGACGGCGGCCTCGACGGCGGCCTTTGCAAATAACCCGGCCACGGTGAGCGATCCGTCGATTTGCTCGTCTTCGTCGGGCAACTCGGCCCGTTTCACACGCACCTGTCGCGGCGCCTCGACGCCGACCCGCACTTGCTTGCCGCGCACATGAAGGATCGTGATGAAGATGTCTCGGCCGATTTGAATCCGTTGGTCAACCTTCCGTGTCAGTGCCAGCATGGCAGGCTCCTTTGCCGAATTTCTAGTGTCAAACGAATGTTTGCCGGGGATAAGATCAGTTGAACGAGACCGGGCCTAATGCAGCCCGCGTGCCAGAGCGAGGCAAAAATCGCGCAATTCATCCCAACCGGCAGGCGGTGTTCGTGTTAGAGAAATTCAGCGAATTATCTGACGCCCGCGTTCACCGATCCAAAGATTACAATTCGCCTGCTTGGAAATGTCGATGCCGAGTGCGGTTGGCTTCATCGCTGCTACGTGTGCCACTGGCTTTGCCAATGCCTTCGTGTGCCACAGCGCTTCGTGCAGCGGCGCCGAACGGCACTGCGCACTGACAGAGCCCGATCCGCATACTTCACCTCACCCCGCGGGGGCGTCGCGGCGGGCTAGTTGGTCGCGGAGTTTGGCGGCTAGCTCGTATTGCTCGGCGGCGACGGCGTCGGCCAGTTGCTCGTTGAGCGTTCGGCCGACTTGATAGTGGGCCCGAACCGATTCTTTCAGTTCCACCAGCCGGGCCACGAGTTCGTCCGACTCGAATTGTTCGAGCAATTCGTATTGGGCGAACAGCTCGCGAAATTTGGCCAGCCCGCGGTTGATCTCTTCGATCGCGGCCTCGGGGCCGTGCTCTTCCAATTCTGCCAGCGACCCGGATTGCACCCGGTGGAACAGCACGAACGGCCGGTATTGCTCGTGCGACATCGTCCATTCTTCGTCAGGTGAATAATGCTGGACGAAATCCATGAACGCCAGGCTATGATCGGCATCGGTCGCGGCCCGGCGAAATTCGCGCAGCGCCAGCCAGCAAATTCGCCGGTGATAGTATTGAAAGAATTCGCGATCCGCCTCGGCACATTGCTCGGCCGAGAGCTCGAATCCGTCCCCTTCCCGAATCGACTCGGCGACGAGAAAGTCGAAATAGGTTTCATTGCCGCCGGGGCGCTCCCCGTCGGGCCGGCCGTCGACCTCGAGCTGCAGCACTCCGAGATCGATCCGCATTTGGATCAATTGCCGGCCATCGCCCCCCTTCACCAAGCGCGCAAGCACCTCACCCGGCCGGAACGGCCAGCCTTGAAGAACGCGGTCGATATCGAACCGTCGAGGCATGGGTTGGGTAATCGGGAAACGATCAATCACGCCGGCATGCTGGCGGCGCTCTGCCACCCTGCGTCTGCCACCGTGCGGTTGTGGAATTATAACCAGAAGGCTATTCGGCGAACTACCTCCGCTCGATGCCAGACTTGCCGTTGGATCGCCAATTATCGGCTCGTGCAATCGTGGAGCATGTAGAGTTCCCACGCTACGTGGTTCGGGTACCGCGTCTGTTTGCATTCACGGACCAGCTTGGCTTGAAGTTCGCTGGCCGATTCTCCCGATTCGGATAGACAGCACCCCTAGGCGGGCGTAAACTATCGGGTTCCCAGTGCCCGTGGGTGTGGACTCGCGCCCGCTGGCTTGTATGGCAAGCAAACCCTTTCAAAGGAGGATCCGTGGTTAAGTTGAACGTACGGGATCGCGAGTCGATCCAAGAGGCAGTTCGCCGCTTTCGAAAGCTAGTCGAAAGGAGCGGAATCAAAAAGGAAATGCGGCGTCGAGAGTATTACGAAAAGCCGAGCGAGACACGCCGGCGAGCCCGATTGCGAGCCGAGCGCCGTGCCCGTCGGGCTCGACAGTTCGGGATCTGAGCAACATTTTCATGTTCGGCGCGGCGCGGCCGGACGTCGGTCGGCGCGTTGAGTATTGGGTAAGGTCGAGCGGACGATTATCTCGGCGCTTGTCTCATAATGGCTGCCATGCCCACGGCTTTGCCTGGGCATGTAAACCGAAAAAACATGCCCACGCCAAGCCGTGGGCATGGCACCCGACTGTCGAAGTTGTATTCTCGGCTATCCAAACCCGCAACGGCCGAGTTGGGCCACTTAGGGAGCGGTCGGCTCTGAATCGATCTCCGATTGAAAACCGCGCAGAATCGATTCGAGTTGCGTCGGGTTGACCGGCTTGAGTAGATGCAGGTCGATCCCCGCTTCTGCGCTGCGGCGGCGATCCGATTCCCGTCCAAAACCGGTTACGGCGATCAGCAGTGGGAGCGGCCTCTGGCGATCGCCGCTTTTCCGCCTGCTTTGGCTGATTTGCCGCGCAACCTCGTGGCCGTCCATGCCGGGCAGCCCAATGTCGAGCAGCAAGACATCAGGCTTTTCCTTCCGCGCCGCTTCGATTCCAGCCGGACCGTCGGTTGAGATGCTCACCTGATGGCCGTATAGGCGCAGCAGGATTGCCATGGTTTGCGCGCTGTCGGCGCCGTCTTCGATGATGAGAATCCGCAGCCCCCCGCGGCGATCGCCGGTTGGATTGTTGTTAGACGAGGACATTCAGCTCGGATCGCCTTCCTTGGTGCATCCGGTCCGGCGTGTTTTCCACCGCCCTGCGATGCAGGTTGTTCGCCTTTAATGTATGCCTGATCGTGCCATCGGATCAGTCCGGAAACGTACTCCTGGCGCCGGCAGTTGGGGCAGTCAAAGGCCGCGCCGGGCTCTCGCGGTCGAGCGCGGCGCCCGAATGACGAAAGCTTCGATTGAATGCATGACTCCGCCGACTTATGCTAGAAGGTTCAGGATTTTTCTAGGTGTTTTTTCCCGACAGCATCAAGCCGATGGTTAACGACCAGCCATTTTGTCCGCCGATTCGGAATCGATTGCTTGCCAGTTTGCAACCCCAAGAATTGCAACGCTTGTGGGGCCTGCTCGAACCACTGCACCTGGAAATACGCACGCCGATTTACCTGGCCGGCGAGCCAATCGAGTGCGTGTATTTCCCCTTGAATTGCGTCGTCTCCGCAATGACCGTCATGGAAAACGGCAGCGCCATTGAAGTGGCCACGATCGGCAATGAAGGCTTGGCCGGCTTGACATCGTTCTTTGGCGGCGAAATTTCTC comes from Pirellulales bacterium and encodes:
- a CDS encoding carbon storage regulator, whose protein sequence is MLALTRKVDQRIQIGRDIFITILHVRGKQVRVGVEAPRQVRVKRAELPDEDEQIDGSLTVAGLFAKAAVEAAVEAAHPKKSATAKRRTVRRAGAANPGERAFSSARQPLAEKLHARRALRESPVAVA
- a CDS encoding UvrB/UvrC motif-containing protein → MPRRFDIDRVLQGWPFRPGEVLARLVKGGDGRQLIQMRIDLGVLQLEVDGRPDGERPGGNETYFDFLVAESIREGDGFELSAEQCAEADREFFQYYHRRICWLALREFRRAATDADHSLAFMDFVQHYSPDEEWTMSHEQYRPFVLFHRVQSGSLAELEEHGPEAAIEEINRGLAKFRELFAQYELLEQFESDELVARLVELKESVRAHYQVGRTLNEQLADAVAAEQYELAAKLRDQLARRDAPAG
- the rpsU gene encoding 30S ribosomal protein S21 translates to MVKLNVRDRESIQEAVRRFRKLVERSGIKKEMRRREYYEKPSETRRRARLRAERRARRARQFGI
- a CDS encoding response regulator; its protein translation is MSSSNNNPTGDRRGGLRILIIEDGADSAQTMAILLRLYGHQVSISTDGPAGIEAARKEKPDVLLLDIGLPGMDGHEVARQISQSRRKSGDRQRPLPLLIAVTGFGRESDRRRSAEAGIDLHLLKPVNPTQLESILRGFQSEIDSEPTAP